ACATAGCGGCCGAAGCCGCCCTCGCAATGGTGGTTCTTGCCGTGCACGTCGGCGGCGATCGCGCCGCCGACCGAGACGAAGCGCGTGCCGGGCACGACGAAAGGCAGGAAGCCACGCGGACCAAACGTGTCGATCAGATCCGCGAGCTGCACGCCGGCTTCGAGACGGATGCGCCCGGTCGCGGGATCGAACGACCTGACCCGGTCGAACCCGGCCATCCCGATCGTCCTGACCGCGCCGATCGCGGCATCGCCATAGGCGCGGCCGTTGCCCCGCGCCACGGAGCCAGTCACCACGGCTTCGCCCAGCGCCGCGAACGAGCGCGGCCGCAGCATTTCGCTATCGACGACCGGGAAGCGCCCCCAGCCGCTGACGAGGGTCATCGTTCAGCTCCGCCCGCGGGCCACCCCGCTCCGGAAACTGCCTACCGGTCAAAAGCTGATATTGCGTTGAGGCGTATCGGCTAGTTTTTGAGAAGTTAACGTCCCAGCGCCAGCGCGATCAGGCCGAGCGTGCCGACGATGACGCGCCACCAAGCGAACACCACGAAACCGTGGCGGGTGACGTAGCCGAGGAACGCCTTCACCACGATGATCGCGGTGATGAACGACACCACGAAGCCGATCGCGACGATGCCCATGTGGTCCATCGTCATCTCGGAGCGGTTCTTGTAGAAGTCGTAGGCGAATGCGCCGATCATGGTGGGGATGGCGAGGAAGAACGAGAACTCCGCCGCGGCGCGCTTGTCGGCGCCCAGGAACATCGCGGCGACGATGCTGGCGCCGGAGCGCGACACGCCCGGGATCATGGCGACGCACTGCGCGATGCCGATATAGAGGTACATCAGTAGCGGAAATTTGGTTGCGTCATGCTCACGCGGCTTGAGATCGAGCTTGTCGACCCAGAGCAGGATGGCGCCGCCGACGATCAGCGTGAAGCACACGACCCAGGGATTGAACAGCACGCTCTTGATGTATTTGCCGGCGACGAGGCCGACCACGACGGCCGGCAGGAACGCCACCAGCACGCCGATCACGAAACGGCGTGCATAGGCATCGCCCGTGAACAGGCCGATCGCGACATCCCAGAGCTTCCTGAAGTAGAGCCCGACGATCGCGAGGATCGCACCCAGCTGGATCAGAACCGTAAACGAATCCCAGAAGGCGCCTTCGCCGAGGCCGAAGAAGCGCTCCGCGAGCAGCAGGTGGCCGGTCGAGGACACGGGAAGGAACTCGGTCACACCCTCGATGATGCCGAGGATCACTGCCCGTATTGCATCTGACATATTTACGGTCCATTTCGGCTGGAAAAGCGGGGCTCTTCTCGCCTATTCCCCTAAATGCTGCAATCGCAAAATGCGGCGTCTCGCACTTGCTTCGCAGTTTTGAGGAACTAGTGTGGCGCCGCACAAACATTGATGGATTCTTAAGCACCATCAAATAGTCAAAGGCTTCATGTTTACGCTGTTTCATCATCCGTTCTGTCCGCATTCGCGCTTCATCCGCCTGATCGCGGGCGAATACGGGCTCGATCTGAAGCTGATCGAGGAGCGCAGCTGGGAACGGCGCGAGGCATTTCTGCTGCTCAATGCGGCCGGCACGACGCCCGTACTGGTGGACGACGAGCAGCCGCCGATCCCGGGCGCGGCCATCATCGCCGAATATGTCGACGAGGCCTATGGCGCCGGGATGGGACCCAAGCGCCTGATGCCGGAGACGACCTTCGAGCGCGTCGAGGTGCGCCGACTGATGGCCTGGTTCAACGAGAAGTTCTTCGAGGAGGTCTCGCACCCGCTCGTCACCGAGCGCATCTACAAGCGCTTCATGAGCGAGGAGAATGGCGGCGGTCCGCCTTCGGCCGACGTGATGCGCGCGGCCAAGGCCAACGTGCGCTATCATCTGGCCTATATCGGCTGGCTGGCGCAGACGCGCAACTTCCTCGCCGGCGACCGGCTCACCTACGCGGATCTCGCCGCCGCGGCGCATCTTTCGGCGATCGACTATCTGGGCGACGTGCCATGGAGCGAGGACGACGCAGCGAAGGCGTGGTACGCGCGGGTGAAATCCCGCCCGTCGTTCCGTCCACTGCTGAGCGAATGGCTGGCCGGCGTGCCGGCGTCGCGGACCTACGTGGACCTGGATTTCTGAACTCCGACCCGACTGAACTGAAGACGGCGCTCGCGCGCGAGGCGCGGGCGCTCGGCTTCGACTGCATCGGCATCACCGAGCCCGGCACGATCGAAAAGGCCGGCGCGCATTTCCTCGAATTCATCGCCTCGGGCGGCCATGGCGACATGGACTGGCTCGCGAACCAGCCGGAGCGCCGCGTCGATCCGCGCGGGCTGTGGGCCGACGTGCGCAGCGTCATCATGCTCGGCGTCAATTACGGCCCCGATTCCGATCCGCTCGCGATCCTGAACGAGCGCACGCGCGCGGCGATCTCGGTCTATGCGCAGGGCGACGACTACCACGATCTCATCAAGAAACGTCTGAAGGCATTGGCGCGCTGGCTGGTCGCGACCGCGCCGTCCGAAGTGAAGGTGTTCGTCGACACCGCCGCAGTGATGGAGAAGCCGCTCGCGCAGGCCGCACATCTGGGCTGGCAGGGCAAGCACACCAATCTGGTCTCGCGCGAGTTCGGCTCGTGGCTATTCCTCGGCGCGATCTACACCACGCTGGAGCTGCCGCGCGATGTTGCCGAGATCGATCATTGCGGCTCGTGCCGGGCCTGCCTCGACATCTGCCCGACCTCTGCATTTCCCGCGCCGTACCAGCTCGATGCGCGGCGCTGCATCTCCTATCTCACCATCGAGAACAAGGGCCCGATCCCGCACGAGTTTCGTAAAGCGATGGGCAACCGCATCTATGGCTGCGATGATTGCCTCGCGGCGTGTCCCTGGAACAAGTTCGCGCAGGAGGGACGAGAAGCCAAGCTCGCCGCGCGTGATGAATTGCGCGCGCCTGGTCTTGCTGAGCTTTCACGGCTCGATGACGCAGCGTTCCGCGCGCTGTTCACGAAGTCGCCGGTCAAGCGCATCGGCCGCGATCGATTCTTGCGGAATGTGCTGATTGCGATTGGCAACTCCGGCGAGGCGGCGCTGGCGGATGAGGCGCGGCGATTGCTTGACGATGCGAGTCCGCTGGTGCGCGGGGCGGCGGTGTGGGCGCTGGGGCAGTTGGCGTCGCGGGAAGAGCTTGAGGCGCTGAAGGCAGCGGCAATAAGCAACGAGCGCGACGAGAGCGTTCGTGAGGAATGGCGCGCCGCTCTCTGACCCTCATCCTGAGGAGCAGAGACTTGATTTCCCCGCGCATTCCCTCAAGATTCGCGCACCATGACAACAAACATGCCTTTCTTCATCCGCAACGGCGATACTTTCCATCCGACGGAAGTGGCCAATGGCCCGTGGGATCCGAAATCGCTGCACGGGCGCGTCATCATCGGCCTGCTCGGCTTCGCCATCGAGGAGCGCCATTCAGGGCCTGAATTCGTGCCGGCGCGGCTCACCGTCGACATGTTCCGGCTGCCGACCATCGACAAGCCGATCGAGGTAACGACGCGGCTCGTGCGCGACGGCCTGCGCATCCGCGTGGTGGAAGCGGAATTCTTTTCCGGCGGGGTCAGCATGGCGCGCGCCTCGTGCCAGCTGTTGCGCAAGACGCAAAATCCCGACGGCAATGTCTGGTCGCCTCCGAACTGGGACGTGCCGAAACCATCAGACATTCCAAAGCCAACCGATCCGAGGCTCGGCATGAACGGTAAATGGACGACGCGCCCCATTGTCGGCCACATGGGCTCGCTCGGCCCGCGCCGGCTGTGGATGAGCGAGGTGCGCGAGCTCGTCGCCGGCGTGCCGATGACGCCGTTCGTGCATGTCGCTGTTGGTGCCGATTTCGCCAGCCCCTTTGCCAATGCCGGCGACAAGGGGCTCGGCTACATCAACAGCGACGTCACGATCTATCTGCACCGGCTGCCGGTGACGAACTGGATCGGCTTCGACGTGGTGAACCACCATGCGACCGAAGGCGTCGCGATCGGCGAATGCTGGCTCTATGACGAACAGGGCCCGATCGGCACCGCGACGGTCGCCGCACTGGCGCAGCGCAAGCCGATGGCGAAGCCACCGCCGCCGTAACCGTCATTCCGGGGCGTGCGAAGCACGAGCCCGGAATCCATACTCCCGATCGTGGTTATGGATTCCGGGCTCGCGCCAAGTGGCGCGCCCCGGAATGACGGGAGGAGAGAGCTACACCAAATGCCGCTTCATCTCCGGCCGCGCCTTCAGCTCGGCGCCCTGCTTGGCGACGATCTTCGCAATTCTTTCAGGCGCGAACTTCAGATCGACAAACGCCGGTGCGGTGTTGGCGACCTCGTGATAGTTCACGATCTTGCCGTCACGCAGCGTCATGATCGCGACGCCCTCGAACATCGCCCGCGCGCCGTTCGCTTCCGGCAGGGTGGAGCGATAGCTGAAGGTGTAGCGGGCATAGAGCGTGGTGCCGTCGGTGACGGGGTCATGCATGTTCCAGCGGAAATCGGTCGCCGTGCGATAGAACCAGTCGTCGATCATCGCCGCGATCTTCTCGCGGCCGGCGAAGGCGCCGTAAAAGACGTCGTGATAGACGCCGCCCTCGGTGAACAATTCAGCGAAGGCCCGGCCATTGCGCTGCTCGACGGCGTCGCAGAAGGCGCGCAGCATGGCGGTGGTGGTCATTGGCGTTGCCTCCCAACCTCTTGGTCATGCCCCGCGAAAGCGGGGCATCCAGTACGCCGCGGCTTCTCGGCTAGATCACCACGGCCGCGGCGTACTGGATCGTCCGCCTTCGCGGACGATGACACCGGATGTTTGGAGACACTTCACCCGATCTCGGCCACCGCGGCAAGAATGCGCGCGATGTCCTGCGGGCGGGAGAGGCGGTGGTCGCCGTCCTGGATCATGGTCAGCACGACGTCGTCGGCCGGCAGGCGATGCGTCAGCGCGAAGGCGTGCTGCCACGGCACATCGGGATCCTGCGCGCCTTGCAGAATGCGCACGGGACAGCCGAGATCGATGGCGCTGCCGAGCACGAGATGGTTGCGGCCCTCCTCGATCAGGTTCCGCGTGATCGGATAGGGCGAGCCGTCGCCATAGTCCGACGGTCGCAACCAGAAGCCCTTGGTCTCGATCTCCTTCTTCACCGCGGACGAAAAGTTCTTCCACATCAGTTCCTCAGTGAAATCGGGCGCCGGTGCGATCAGCACGAGGCCCGCCAGCGAGGCTTTGCCGGAACGCTTCCTGATCTCGCGCGCGAGCAGCAGCGCCATCCAGCCGCCCATGGAGGAGCCGATCAGGATCTGCGGTCCCTCGCAGAACCGCTCGAACACTGCGACGCTGTCCTCGAGCCAGCTGCCGATGGTTCCATCGGCAAAATTGCCGCTGGATTCACCATGACCGGAATAGTCGAACCGGACCGCGGCACGGCCGTGCTCCCCAGCCCAGGCATCCAGCGCCTGGGCCTTGCCGCCCTGCATGTCCGATTTGAAGCCGCCGAGCCAGACCAGCCCGGGTCCTTGACCGCGCCGGCTGCGCACCGCGATTTTGCGCGCGGATGGACCCTCGCCCACATCGATGAAGTCGAGCATGGCATCAGGAATTGTTTCGGTCATGGAACGTTTACTCTGGCTGTGCGGTTTCAGCAGTTCTAGGCGCGTGCGATTGAGTAACCGCTGCCGGCATTGTCCCTTTGGGACGCTTGCGGAACAGAAGCAAGGTGTCTATGTCGGTCAGCGTGCCGACAGGCGTGGCCCAAATGCCTCGCATTTGAGGGTTTTTCGCCTCTCGCACACGCGACTTGCTTGCCGGCAAACGCTTCTTCCTTCAAAATAGCCGCTTCTTTCACAACTTTGGAGAACCACCCATTCGCCGTCCTAATAAAGCTCCGCCCGCTGCCAGCAAAGACGGGCCGCGCATCAATGATGATATTCGCAATGCGCAGATCCAGCTGATCGATCAGACCGGTGATAATAAAGGCACGGTCGAGACCGTCGTCGCCATCCGGATGGCCCAGGAAGCTGGCATGGATCTGGTCGAGATTTCGCCGAATACCAGCCCTCCCGTCTGCAAGATCATGGACTACGGGAAGTACAAGTATTCCGCTCAGAAGAAAGCCGCGGAAGCCCGCAAGCGGCAGAAGACCGTCGAGATCAAGGAGATCAAGCTCCGCCCGATGATCGACGATCACGATTACGACGTGAAGATGCGCGCGATGCAGCGGTTCTTCGAAGAGGGCGACAAGGTCAAGATCACGCTGCGCTATCGTGGCCGCGAAATGGCGCATCAGGAGATCGGCACCAAGCTTCTGGACAAGATCAAGACCGACGTCGCCGAGCTCGCCAAGGTCGAGCAGGACGCACGGTTCGAAGGTCGCCAGGTCGTCATGGTGCTGGCGCCGCGCTGAGGCGAGCTTTTCAGGGGACTTGAGAATTCAACGGCCCGTCCGGATCTCCGGCGGGCCGTTTTGCTTTGGTCGCGGTACAAGCCACGAATTCGGCTCGAATGCTCGGCCACTACGTCCGCGTCGCCTGCCAGGTGCCGCTGCACTGGTCGCCGGAGATGATGCCTTTCCAAGAGCCTGCGCCGTTCACGCCGGCGAGGCGGCCGCCGCCGCTCGCATGGGACGCGCCGACCGAGACCTCGACCGCGACCGCGCCGGAGCGGTTGATCCGGCCCGAGACCCGGCCGCCGCCGGCGGACGACACCCGGCTGCCTGCCACGGTGAAGGGGACGCTGTAGCCGGAGCTGCAATTGCCCCGGGTGGTGGCGAAGGTGACGTTCCAGATGCCGTCATAGCCGCCGACACGGGCGTCGGCAGTCGACGGCAGCGCCGCAGTGGCGAGCACGGCGAACAGCACCAGATGGCGCGGGCGGGCGAAATTGGTCAGCGACGAAAGAAATTGCGGGAAATGGGCCATTTTGGTCCTGCTCCGAGCGACACGGCTGGGATATGAGGGGTGACAACCTGCAATAGTCGGCGAGCCGGTTCCGGCGGTTCATCGTTGCCAATCGGCCTGTCCTCTGGCATAAGCCCAGCCTTCATCGCCCGGCTGATTTAAGGGCTGCCGTGGCGGTGTTCGTGCGGGTGTCGCGCTTGTTCGCGAAAACCTGAGCACAATCAACGCTCTAACGAGCATTTTTGACGGCCAGCCGCCTTCGCGGGCGGATCTCTGTGGCCATTAGGAGAGCCAAATGCCCAAGCTGAAGACCAAATCGGGCGCTAAAAAGCGCTTCAAGGTGACTGCCACCGGCAAAGTGATGCACGCCCAGCGCGGCAAGCGTCACGGCATGATCAAGCGGACGAAGAAGCAGATCCGTCAGCTCCGCGGCACCCGCGTGCTGTTCAAGACCGACGGCGACAACGTCAAGAAGTACTTCTTGCCGAACGCCTGATCGCGTCCACGATCACTGCCATCCGTGCCGCGCATCCCGCGGCAATCCGATAACCGAAGTCATCTCTGAAGGATTTTGTCATGTCTCGCGTCAAACGCGGTGTGACCGCCCACGCCAAGCACAAGAAAGTCTACAAGGCCGCCAAGGGCTTCTACGGCCGCCGCAAGAACACCATCCGCGCCGCCAAGCCGGCCGTGGAGAAGGCCCAGCAATACGCCTTCCGCGACCGCAAGCGTAAGAAGCGCACCTTCCGCGCGCTCTGGATCCAGCGCATCAACGCCGCCGTCCGTCCGTTCGGCCTGACCTACAGCCGATTTATCGACGGCATGGCCAAGTCCGGGATCACCGTGGACCGCAAGGTGCTGTCGGATCTCGCGATCACCGAGCCCGCCGCGTTCCAGGCGATCGCCGAGAAGGCCAAAGCCGCGCTCGCGGCCTGAGGCTTGCGCTAGCGGGCCTTCTGGCCCGCAGCCTTCAGCGCGCGTTGCGAGTGACGCTGGGCGACCTCCGCCCGGCAAAAAGCTGCGAACGAGAGATACATGGTGCCGGACTTGTTCCGGTACTTGAGGTCGCATGCGCGCATCTCGCGTTTGTAAGCCTGATGCTGCGCCGTGCTGAGGCCGGGCATGAAGTCCGCCTCGCATTTCTTCTCGACGGCGGCGCCGAGCTGGACATCGCCGCTCGCGGTCAATTGGCAATCCTGAAACAGCTTCATCGCGCTCGCGCAGCTCTTCTGGGTGCTGATGGCGTCGGCCACCTCGTCCAGCGTCATGGATTTATCCATGCAGACCATGGCGCGCGCAGGGGTGCCTGCGACCGACAGAACGACGGCCAGAACAGCCAGGCAGGATTTCGAAAGCATCGCAAATGTCTCCTCGTATCCCCGTTGGTGCCGGGCCCCCGCGTGAGGTTCAACCCTGCCGTCCGTCAGCCCGAAATGACCGGCTTTTTGCTTGACGTTACGGCCTTCGGGCGGCGACAACCCAGCCGAATTTTTGCAGCAAGGATTTGACAGTGTCCGACCTCGCAACGCTCGAAACATCCATCCTCGACCAGATCGCCGCAGCCGGCGACGAAGCCGCGCTCGAAGCGGTGCGCGTCGCCGCGCTCGGCAAGAAGGGCTCGATCTCCGCGCTTCTGGCCACGCTCGGCAAGATGTCGCCGGACGAGCGCAAGACGCAGGGCGCCGCGATCAACCAGGCCAAGGACAAGGTCACCGAGGCGCTCACAGCCCGGCGCGACGTCTTGAAGTCGGCCGCGCTCGATGCGCGGCTCGCCTCCGAAACCATCGACGTCACCCTGCCGCTGCGCGATCCGCCGGCCGAGGCCGGCCGCATCCATCCGCTGAGCCAGGTCTGGGACGAGCTCACCACGATCTTCGCCGACATGGGCTTCTCGGTCGCCGAAGGTCCCGATATCGAGACCGACGACTACAACTTCACAAAACTGAATTTTCCGGTCGGCCATCCCGCCCGCGAGATGCACGACACCTTCTTCTTCCATCCGAAGGAGGACGGCTCGCGCATGCTGCTGCGGACCCACACCTCGCCGGTGCAGGTGCGCACCATGCTGACCCAGAAGCCGCCGATCCGCGTGATCTGCCCGGGCCGCACCTATCGCATCGATTCGGATGCGACCCACACGCCGCAATTCCACCAGGTCGAAGGCCTCGTCATCGACAAGCACTCGCATCTCGGCCACCTCAAATGGATCCTGCACGAGTTCTGCAAGGCGTTCTTCGAGGTCGACCACATCAACATGCGCTTCCGCCCGTCGTTCTTCCCGTTCACCGAGCCGTCGCTGGAAGTCGACATCCAGTGCCGCCGCGACAAGGGCGAGATTCGCTTCGGCGAAGGCGAGGACTGGCTCGAGATTCTCGGCTGCGGCATGGTGCATCCGAACGTGCTGCGCGCCTGCGGCATCGATCCCGACGAGTACCAGGGTTTTGCCTGGGGCATGGGCATCGACCGCATCGCCATGCTGAAATACGGCATCGCCGATCTCCGCCAGCTGTTTGACAGCGACGTCCGCTGGCTGTCCCATTACGGCTTCAAGCCGCTCGAAGTGCCAACGCTTGCCGGAGGGCTGAGCTCGTGAAATTCACCCTCTCCTGGCTGAAGGACCATCTCGATACCGACGAGCCCTTGGACAAGCTCGCCGACAAGCTCACCATGATCGGGCTTGAGGTCGAGAACATCGAGGACAAGGCGAAGGCGCTCAAGCCCTTCACCATCGCGAAGGTGATCTCGGCCGAGCAGCATCCGAATGCGGATCGCCTGCGCGTCTGCATGGTCGACACCGGTGACGGTGGCGCGCCCGTGCAGGTCGTGTGCGGCGCGCCGAATGCGCGTGCGGGGCTCGTCAGTGTGTTCTCGCCGCCCGGGACCTACATTCCCGGCAAGGACATCACGCTCGGCGTCGGCACTATCCGAGGCGTCGAGAGCCGCGGCATGCTGTGCTCGGCGGCGGAATTGCAGATCTCCAACGACCATGACGGCATCATGGAATTGCCGGCGGACGCGCCTGTTGGTGCTGGCTACGCCGAATGGGCCGCGCTCGGCGATCCCGTGGTCGAGATCAACCTGACGCCAAACCGGCAGGACTGCACCGGCGTGCACGGCATCGCGCGCGATCTCGCCGCTGCCGATATGGGCAAGTTCAAGGACCCGACGATCAAGCCGATCAAGGGCGAATTTCCGTGCCCGGTTAAGGTGACGGTGGAGGACGCGACGCTCTGCCCGGGCTTCGCGCTGCGCCTCGTGCGCGGAGTCAAGAACGGGCCGTCGCCGGAATGGCTGCAGAAGCGGCTGACCGCGATCGGGCTGCGTCCGATCAACGCGCTGGTCGACATCACCAACTTCATGACCTACGACCGCGCGCGTCCGCTGCACGTGTTCGACGCCAAGAAGGTGAGAGGCAATCTCGTGGTGCGCCGCGCCCGCGACGGCGAGGCGCTGCTGGCGCTCGACGGCCGCACCTACAATCTCGATCCTTCGATTTGCGTGATCGCGGATGAGCACGGCGTCGAATCGCTCGCCGGCATCATGGGCGGCGAAGCCTCGGGCTGCGACGAGAACACGACCGACGTGCTGATCGAATCGGCGCTGTGGAACGAGATCAACATCGCGCAGACCGGCCGCAAGCTCGGCATCAATTCCGATGCGCGCTACCGCTTCGAGCGCGGCGTCGATCCGGCCTTCATGGTGCCCGGTCTGGAGCTTGCGACCAAGCTGGTGATGGAGATGTGTGGCGGCACGCCGTCCGAGAACGTCGTGGTCGGCAAGGCCTTCGGCGACGACCGCGTGATCGATTTCCCGATCACCGAAGTGAAGCGCCTCTCCGGCATCGAGGTGCCGCAGCCGGAGATGAAGCGCATCCTGACCCATCTCGGCTTCATGATGGCGGGTCCCGGCCCGGTGGTGAAGGTCGCGGTGCCGTCCTGGCGCTCCGACGTGCACGGCAAGGCCGATATCGTCGAGGAGATCGTCCGCATCTTCGGCGTCGACAAGGTGCCGATGACGCCGTTCGAGCGCGGCGACGACGCGCGCAAGCCCGTGCTGACCCCGCTGCAGCTCCGCACCCGCCGCGCCCGGCGCGCACTGGCGAGCCGCGGCATCGTCGAAGCTGTGACGTGGTCGTTCATCACCAAGACTGCGGCAAAATTGTTCGGCGGTGGCCAGCGCGAGCTCGAAGTGGCCAACCCGATCGCGTCTGATCTCTCCGACATGCGCCCGACCTTGCTGGCGGGACTCATCTCCGCAGCGCAGGCGAACGCCGATCGCGGTTATGGCGACGTCGCGCTGTTCGAGGTCGGCCAGGTCTTCAAGGGCGATCGCCCGCAGGATCAGTTCATGGCTGCGAGCGGCGTGCGGCGCGGCCTGGCTTCGTCCGAAGGTCTCGGACGGCACTGGACAAGCTCGGCGCAGGCCGATGTGTTCGACGCGAAAGCCGATGCACTGGCGGTGCTGGCGGCGGCCGGCGCGCCGATGCAGGCGCTTCAGATCGTGGCCGGTGGACCGGCCTGGCTGCATCCGGGCCGCTCCGGCACGATCCAGATCGGCCCGCAGAACGTGCTCGGCTATTTCGGCGAGGTGCACCCGCGCGCGCTCGAGGCGCTTGGCGCCGACGGCCCGCTTGTCGTGTTCGAGGTGATCCTCGACCGCATCCCCGAGGCCAAGAAGAAGCCGACCCGCGCCAAGCCGCTGATCGAGCTCTCGGCGTTCCAGCCTGTGTCGCGCGACTTCGCGTTCATCGTCGACCGCGCCGTGAAGGCCGGCGACATCGTGCGCGCGGCGCAGGGCGTCGACAAGAAGCTGATCACCGGTGTCAACGTCTTCGACGTCTATGAGGGCAAGGGCATCGAGGACGGCAAGAAGTCGATCGCAATCGCGGTGACGCTCCAGCCGCGCGAGAAGACGTTGACCGATCAGGAGATCGATGCCGTCGCCGCGAAGATCGTGGCGGAGGTCACGAAGAAGACCGGCGGCACGCTGCGCGCATGATGCTCTGGAATAGCAGGGCATGAGTATCGCCGACTTCCTTCCGAAGGACGTCAGCCTCACCATTGCGATGGCGCTCTGCGCCGTCGCTTTTGTTTCCGGCACCGCTCGCGGCTTCTCCGGCTTCGGCTCGGCGCTGATCTTCATGCCGCTGGCGAGTAGCATCGCCGCGCCGCGGCTTGTCGCAGCGCTGCTGCTCGTGATCGATTTCGTCGCCGCCGCGCCGCTGCTGCCGGATGCGTGGCGGAAGGCGGACCGAAGAGCGACCGCCGTGATCGTGCTGGGCGCGCTGATCGGCGTTCCCGTCGGCACCTATTTCCTCAGCGTGCTCGAACCCGTCACCACGCGCTGGATCATCTCCTGCTTCGTCGCGGCGCTGCTGCTTCTGCTGCTGTCGGGCTGGCGCTATCGCGGCAAGGACCACGCCTGGCTCTCGGTCGGCATCGGTGGCCTCTCCGGCTTCTGCAGCGGCCTGGCGCAAACCGGCGGGCCGCCGATCGTCGGTTACTGGCTCGGGCGCCCGATCGCGCCGATCGTCGCGCGCGCCAACATCGTGCTGTTCTTCGGCGCGTCGGATTTCTTCTCGATGGTGAGCTATGCGACGACGGGATTGATCTCGCGCGAGTCGCTCGTGCTCTCGCTGATCGTTGGCCCGGTCTATGCGCTCGGCGTCGCGTTTGGTGCGTCATTGTTCGGGCGTGCGAGTGAAAAGGTCTTTCGCGGGATCTGCTACGGGCTGATCGCCATGGCGGTGATTTTCGGACTGCCCGCGCTTGACGGGGTTTTGCGTTAGCCACCGCTGTCGTCCCTGCGAACGCAGGGACCCATAACCACAGGAAGCGGTTATGGGGCGAACTGATAACTCCGAATCTTCGTCAAACCTCTCCCTGTGGTTATGGGTCCCGGATCGGCGCTCCGCTTCGCTGCGCTTGTCCGGGACGACAGCGGAGTTCGTTGCGGCTTATTGCCCTATCCTCGCGGCGCCCTGCGCTTCTTCGTCGACTGCGTTGGCACTTCCTGCTCGTCCCTGATCGCGCCGATCTTGCGCAGGGCGGCATCCGCGGCGCGCTCGCCGCTTTCCCAGGCGCCATCGACGGTGCCCCACAGCGTCTCGTGGGTGGCTTCGCCGGCGAGGAACATGCAGCCGACCGGCTCGGCCAGGACCTTGCGCGAGAGCTGGCCGCCGGGCGAGGCCGCCGACATCGCACCCATGACGTAAGGCGAAGCATTCCAGCGCGTCGCGCTGATCTTCTGCACGGCGGACGCGGCCTCGCTGCCGAACAGCTTCGTGACCCATTCCTTCGCGAAGGCGGCCATCGCCTTCTCGCCCTGCTCGGAGAGATCGCGGCCGAACGAGCCGCCGACGTCGATCGAGCACAACGAGGAGCCGCCGATATTGGCGTACAGCAGTGCCGTGCGCGTTGAGTTGCTCTGCTCGATCAGGATGTCGTCGCGCGACAGTCCGAGCGGGTTGCCGGGCAGCTGCAGCACGATGTGATCGTAGCTGCCGAGAGAGAGTTTTGATGCCGCGTCCAGCGTCCGCTTGGGAAGATCGGGCCCGAACTTGATCGCGCCCGAGGTCAGCACGTTGGTCGAGACCGTGATGATGGCCGCGCGCGCGGCGATCTTGCCGCTTTGCGTCTCGACGCTGACGTCGCGATTGCTCCAGACGATCCGGCTCGCCGGCGTCGACAGCGCCACCGGCGCCTGCTCGCCGAGCCTGGTGATGAGCGTGCCGAGGCCCTGCCGGCAGGCGATCGGAGCGTTGCGGTCCTGCGCGCGGGCCTTGTCGATCGCGGACAGCTCCTTCAAATCCTTGCCGGCAAAGCTGGCGCCCAGCATGAATTCGGCCGCACCGGCCCAGTCGCCGAGATCCTTCGGCAGCGCGGATGCGCAGGAGGTATCGAGCTTGCCGCGCGCGGCTTCGTCGATGGCGCGGTTGGCGCGCACCAGCGCCGCCAGAAATTCCTCGGTCTCGCCCGCCCGCGCATTGCGGCGGCCG
The genomic region above belongs to Bradyrhizobium arachidis and contains:
- the rpmI gene encoding 50S ribosomal protein L35: MPKLKTKSGAKKRFKVTATGKVMHAQRGKRHGMIKRTKKQIRQLRGTRVLFKTDGDNVKKYFLPNA
- the rplT gene encoding 50S ribosomal protein L20, translated to MSRVKRGVTAHAKHKKVYKAAKGFYGRRKNTIRAAKPAVEKAQQYAFRDRKRKKRTFRALWIQRINAAVRPFGLTYSRFIDGMAKSGITVDRKVLSDLAITEPAAFQAIAEKAKAALAA
- the pheS gene encoding phenylalanine--tRNA ligase subunit alpha, with translation MSDLATLETSILDQIAAAGDEAALEAVRVAALGKKGSISALLATLGKMSPDERKTQGAAINQAKDKVTEALTARRDVLKSAALDARLASETIDVTLPLRDPPAEAGRIHPLSQVWDELTTIFADMGFSVAEGPDIETDDYNFTKLNFPVGHPAREMHDTFFFHPKEDGSRMLLRTHTSPVQVRTMLTQKPPIRVICPGRTYRIDSDATHTPQFHQVEGLVIDKHSHLGHLKWILHEFCKAFFEVDHINMRFRPSFFPFTEPSLEVDIQCRRDKGEIRFGEGEDWLEILGCGMVHPNVLRACGIDPDEYQGFAWGMGIDRIAMLKYGIADLRQLFDSDVRWLSHYGFKPLEVPTLAGGLSS
- the pheT gene encoding phenylalanine--tRNA ligase subunit beta is translated as MKFTLSWLKDHLDTDEPLDKLADKLTMIGLEVENIEDKAKALKPFTIAKVISAEQHPNADRLRVCMVDTGDGGAPVQVVCGAPNARAGLVSVFSPPGTYIPGKDITLGVGTIRGVESRGMLCSAAELQISNDHDGIMELPADAPVGAGYAEWAALGDPVVEINLTPNRQDCTGVHGIARDLAAADMGKFKDPTIKPIKGEFPCPVKVTVEDATLCPGFALRLVRGVKNGPSPEWLQKRLTAIGLRPINALVDITNFMTYDRARPLHVFDAKKVRGNLVVRRARDGEALLALDGRTYNLDPSICVIADEHGVESLAGIMGGEASGCDENTTDVLIESALWNEINIAQTGRKLGINSDARYRFERGVDPAFMVPGLELATKLVMEMCGGTPSENVVVGKAFGDDRVIDFPITEVKRLSGIEVPQPEMKRILTHLGFMMAGPGPVVKVAVPSWRSDVHGKADIVEEIVRIFGVDKVPMTPFERGDDARKPVLTPLQLRTRRARRALASRGIVEAVTWSFITKTAAKLFGGGQRELEVANPIASDLSDMRPTLLAGLISAAQANADRGYGDVALFEVGQVFKGDRPQDQFMAASGVRRGLASSEGLGRHWTSSAQADVFDAKADALAVLAAAGAPMQALQIVAGGPAWLHPGRSGTIQIGPQNVLGYFGEVHPRALEALGADGPLVVFEVILDRIPEAKKKPTRAKPLIELSAFQPVSRDFAFIVDRAVKAGDIVRAAQGVDKKLITGVNVFDVYEGKGIEDGKKSIAIAVTLQPREKTLTDQEIDAVAAKIVAEVTKKTGGTLRA
- a CDS encoding sulfite exporter TauE/SafE family protein — protein: MSIADFLPKDVSLTIAMALCAVAFVSGTARGFSGFGSALIFMPLASSIAAPRLVAALLLVIDFVAAAPLLPDAWRKADRRATAVIVLGALIGVPVGTYFLSVLEPVTTRWIISCFVAALLLLLLSGWRYRGKDHAWLSVGIGGLSGFCSGLAQTGGPPIVGYWLGRPIAPIVARANIVLFFGASDFFSMVSYATTGLISRESLVLSLIVGPVYALGVAFGASLFGRASEKVFRGICYGLIAMAVIFGLPALDGVLR